From Numida meleagris isolate 19003 breed g44 Domestic line chromosome 4, NumMel1.0, whole genome shotgun sequence, the proteins below share one genomic window:
- the PLK4 gene encoding serine/threonine-protein kinase PLK4 isoform X2, which produces MATCIGETIEDFKVGNLLGKGSFAGVYRAVSLKTGLEVAIKMIDKKAMHKVGMVQRVQNEVKIHCQLKHPSILELYNYFEDSNYVYLILEMCHNGEMSRYIKNRKKPFSEDEARHFLHQIITGMLYLHSHGILHRDLTLSNLLLTSNMNVKIADFGLATQLKMPHEKHYTMCGTPNYISPEIATRSPHGLESDVWSLGCMFYTLLIGKPPFDTDTVKNTLNKVVLADYEMPAFLSREAQDLIHKLLRKNPADRLSLSSVLDHPFMSRCSSARSKDSGTSEDSMDSGNATISTTFTGSSSISTSGCLKEKKKLLVGQPLPNKITFFPKNKNPSNASSVDGSGSFHQWGIQGKEIGTSGRGRIMQLGEERPHSRYLRRAHSSDRSGASHSQTQGISNIIERCHSLELLSKPRGGTRENTECFSPANSLTDMGEIFKEKTSGSSGSFEGQISPPVKDQLHSNFLYPMKPPLGLLEQKSQAETMQQWLGSMQTNAQLRPPEDLTGNSNAHGGFRYHLDVQQDASRNGWNTLKDIRNHDVSHDCSHSLNQRNPNKYISEVLCQSEEVQSSSCGLWPASEQNQAWGKEPPARQKPTLRSIVSPLSAYRLKPIRQKTKNAVVSILDTGEVCMEFIKEHHSQEFVKEVLRISCDGNMIAVYHPNEGRGFLLDDRPPIPPEDSCMYNFDNLPEKYWKKYQYAAKFVQLVRTKTPKVTFYTRYAKCMLMENSPPADVEICFYDGAKIHKTAGITRVIEKSGKSFTLKGENETGLKKEMQVYMDHANEGHRICLALESAVLEEEKRSGSVPFFPIIVGRKPGNTESPKALLPLLLDNTNCSKEVTVLDRNTTASSTPVQTLNHTPVVSYEKSTFMANAAESTCSSVHQTECSPNSAQLLKSVFVKNVGWASQLTSGAVWVQFNDGSQLVAQAGVSSITYTSPDGQTTRYGENDKLPEYIKEKLHCLSSILVMFTNPAGPH; this is translated from the exons ATGGCGACCTGCATCGGCGAGACGATAGAG GACTTCAAGGTGGGGAACCTCCTGGGAAAGGGCTCCTTTGCCGGGGTCTACAGAGCGGTATCCCTTAAAACCGGCCTGGAAGTGGCTATCAAAATG ATAGATAAAAAAGCCATGCACAAAGTGGGAATGGTACAGAGGGTTCAGAATGAGGTGAAAATTCATTGTCAACTAAAGCATCCATCTATCCTTGAG ctTTATAACTATTTTGAAGATAGCAACTATGTGTACTTGATACTTGAGATGTGTCACAATGGTGAAATGAGTAGATacataaagaacagaaagaaacccTTTTCCGAAGATGAAG CCCGACACTTCTTGCATCAAATTATCACGGGTATGCTCTATCTTCATTCTCATGGAATACTGCATCGGGACCTCACTCTTTCCAATCTCTTACTCACCAGTAATATGAACGTCAAGATTGCTGATTTTGGACTAGCAACTCAGTTGAAAATGCCTCATGAAAAGCATTATACCATGTGTGGAACTCCTAATTACATTTCGCCAGAGATAGCCACAAGGAGTCCGCATGGACTCGAGTCTGATGTATGGTCTTTGGGCTGCATGTTTTACACTCTTCTTATTGGAAAGCCACCTTTTGACACTGACACAGTCAAGAACACGCTCAATAAGGTAGTATTAGCAGATTATGAAATGCCAGCCTTTTTGTCAAGAGAGGCGCAAGACCTTATACACAAATTACTTCGCAAAAATCCAGCGGATCGTTTGAGTCTTTCCTCTGTGTTGGATCATCCTTTTATGTCCAGGTGTAGCTCTGCACGGAGCAAAGATTCAGGAACTTCAGAAGATTCCATGGACAGTGGAAATGCTACCATCTCTACCACTTTTACAGGCTCTTCGAGCATCAGTACCAGTGGCTgcttgaaggaaaagaagaagctgTTAGTGGGACAGCCACTCCcgaataaaattactttttttcccaaaaacaAGAATCCCAGTAATGCTTCATCCGTCGATGGAAGCGGTTCTTTTCATCAGTGGGGAATTCAAGGGAAAGAAATTGGCACAAGTGGCAGGGGAAGAATCATGCAACTTGGCGAAGAGAGGCCACATTCCCGCTACCTCCGAAGAGCCCACTCCTCAGATAGGTCTGGCGCATCCCACAGTCAGACTCAAGGAAtatcaaatatcattgagaggTGTCACTCCCTGGAACTGCTTTCCAAGCCTAGAGGAGGAACAAGGGAAAACACAGAATGCTTTTCACCTGCGAACAGCCTTACTGATATGGGagaaatatttaaggaaaagacTTCTGGTAGCTCTGGCTCTTTTGAAGGGCAGATATCTCCACCTGTAAAAGATCAACTACA ctcAAATTTTCTCTATCCAATGAAGCCTCCTCTTGGTTTGTTAGAGCAGAAGTCCCAGGCTGAAACCATGCAGCAGTGGCTTGGAAGCATGCAGACAAATG CTCAGTTGAGGCCACCTGAAGACCTAACTGGTAATAGTAATGCACATGGAGGTTTTCGGTATCATCTGGATGTGCAGCAAGATGCATCGAGAAATGGATGGAATACCTTAAAGGATATACGGAATCACGATGTATCCCATGATTGTTCACATTCCTTAAATCAGAGAAACCcaaacaaatatatttctgaagttcTCTGCCAATCTGAAGAAGTTCAGTCATCTTCGTGTGGCCTTTGGCCAGCTTCAGAACAGAACCAAGCATGGGGCAAAGAACCACCAGCACGTCAGAAACCTACACTGCGAAGTATCGTATCACCTCTCAGTGCTTACAGGCTAAAACCAATcaggcaaaaaacaaaaaatgcagtg gtgaGCATTCTAGATACTGGGGAGGTGTGTATGGAGTTTATAAAAGAACACCATTCACAAGAATTTGTGAAAGAAGTTCTCAGAATATCTTGTGATGGAAATATG ATTGCAGTTTATCACCCGAATGAAGGAAGAGGCTTCCTTCTTGATGACAGACCGCCCATTCCTCCTGAAGACAGCTGTATGTATAATTTTGACAACTTGCCAG AAAAGTACTGGAAAAAGTACCAGTATGCAGCCAAGTTTGTGCAGTTAGTGAGAACAAAAACCCCCAAAGTTACATTCTACACAAGATATGCCAAGTGCATGTTGATGGAAAATTCACCTCCTGCAGATGTTGAGATATGTTTTTATGATG GAGCAAAGATACACAAGACAGCTGGTATAACTCGTGTGATTGAAAAATCAGGGAAATCCTTCactttgaaaggagaaaatgaaacaggtttgaagaaggaaatgcaAGTATATATGGATCATGCAAATGAG GGACATCGTATATGCCTTGCACTGGAATCAGCagttttggaagaagaaaaaaggagcgGAAGTGTTCCATTTTTTCCAATAATTGTTGGAAG AAAACCTGGCAATACTGAATCTCCAAaggctctgctgcctctgttgTTGGACAACACCAACTGTTCAAAAGAAGTTACGGTACTGGATAGAAATACAACTGCCAGTTCTACTCCAGTTCAAACTCTGAACCATACTCCC GTGGTGTCATATGAGAAGTCTACATTTATGGCCAACGCTGCTGAAAGTACATGCTCCTCTGTTCATCAGACGGAATGCAGCCCAAATTCAGCTCAACTTTTAAAATCGGTCTTTGTGAAAAATGTTGGTTGGGCTTCGCAG CTGACCAGTGGAGCAGTATGGGTTCAGTTTAATGATGGATCCCAACTGGTAGCCCAAGCAGGTGTTTCTTCTATCACTTACACCTCTCCAGATGGCCAGACGACTAG GTATGGAGAAAATGATAAGTTGCCAGAATACATCAAAGAGAAGTTGCACTGTCTGTCTTCTATTCTTGTGATGTTTACCAATCCAGCTGGTCCCCACtga
- the PLK4 gene encoding serine/threonine-protein kinase PLK4 isoform X1, protein MPCVALSGPAAFCLRGPEGSVQDFKVGNLLGKGSFAGVYRAVSLKTGLEVAIKMIDKKAMHKVGMVQRVQNEVKIHCQLKHPSILELYNYFEDSNYVYLILEMCHNGEMSRYIKNRKKPFSEDEARHFLHQIITGMLYLHSHGILHRDLTLSNLLLTSNMNVKIADFGLATQLKMPHEKHYTMCGTPNYISPEIATRSPHGLESDVWSLGCMFYTLLIGKPPFDTDTVKNTLNKVVLADYEMPAFLSREAQDLIHKLLRKNPADRLSLSSVLDHPFMSRCSSARSKDSGTSEDSMDSGNATISTTFTGSSSISTSGCLKEKKKLLVGQPLPNKITFFPKNKNPSNASSVDGSGSFHQWGIQGKEIGTSGRGRIMQLGEERPHSRYLRRAHSSDRSGASHSQTQGISNIIERCHSLELLSKPRGGTRENTECFSPANSLTDMGEIFKEKTSGSSGSFEGQISPPVKDQLHSNFLYPMKPPLGLLEQKSQAETMQQWLGSMQTNAQLRPPEDLTGNSNAHGGFRYHLDVQQDASRNGWNTLKDIRNHDVSHDCSHSLNQRNPNKYISEVLCQSEEVQSSSCGLWPASEQNQAWGKEPPARQKPTLRSIVSPLSAYRLKPIRQKTKNAVVSILDTGEVCMEFIKEHHSQEFVKEVLRISCDGNMIAVYHPNEGRGFLLDDRPPIPPEDSCMYNFDNLPEKYWKKYQYAAKFVQLVRTKTPKVTFYTRYAKCMLMENSPPADVEICFYDGAKIHKTAGITRVIEKSGKSFTLKGENETGLKKEMQVYMDHANEGHRICLALESAVLEEEKRSGSVPFFPIIVGRKPGNTESPKALLPLLLDNTNCSKEVTVLDRNTTASSTPVQTLNHTPVVSYEKSTFMANAAESTCSSVHQTECSPNSAQLLKSVFVKNVGWASQLTSGAVWVQFNDGSQLVAQAGVSSITYTSPDGQTTRYGENDKLPEYIKEKLHCLSSILVMFTNPAGPH, encoded by the exons ATGCCGTGTGTGGCGCTGAGCGGCCCCGCCGCCTTCTGCCTGCGCGGCCCTGAGGGCTCTGTGCAG GACTTCAAGGTGGGGAACCTCCTGGGAAAGGGCTCCTTTGCCGGGGTCTACAGAGCGGTATCCCTTAAAACCGGCCTGGAAGTGGCTATCAAAATG ATAGATAAAAAAGCCATGCACAAAGTGGGAATGGTACAGAGGGTTCAGAATGAGGTGAAAATTCATTGTCAACTAAAGCATCCATCTATCCTTGAG ctTTATAACTATTTTGAAGATAGCAACTATGTGTACTTGATACTTGAGATGTGTCACAATGGTGAAATGAGTAGATacataaagaacagaaagaaacccTTTTCCGAAGATGAAG CCCGACACTTCTTGCATCAAATTATCACGGGTATGCTCTATCTTCATTCTCATGGAATACTGCATCGGGACCTCACTCTTTCCAATCTCTTACTCACCAGTAATATGAACGTCAAGATTGCTGATTTTGGACTAGCAACTCAGTTGAAAATGCCTCATGAAAAGCATTATACCATGTGTGGAACTCCTAATTACATTTCGCCAGAGATAGCCACAAGGAGTCCGCATGGACTCGAGTCTGATGTATGGTCTTTGGGCTGCATGTTTTACACTCTTCTTATTGGAAAGCCACCTTTTGACACTGACACAGTCAAGAACACGCTCAATAAGGTAGTATTAGCAGATTATGAAATGCCAGCCTTTTTGTCAAGAGAGGCGCAAGACCTTATACACAAATTACTTCGCAAAAATCCAGCGGATCGTTTGAGTCTTTCCTCTGTGTTGGATCATCCTTTTATGTCCAGGTGTAGCTCTGCACGGAGCAAAGATTCAGGAACTTCAGAAGATTCCATGGACAGTGGAAATGCTACCATCTCTACCACTTTTACAGGCTCTTCGAGCATCAGTACCAGTGGCTgcttgaaggaaaagaagaagctgTTAGTGGGACAGCCACTCCcgaataaaattactttttttcccaaaaacaAGAATCCCAGTAATGCTTCATCCGTCGATGGAAGCGGTTCTTTTCATCAGTGGGGAATTCAAGGGAAAGAAATTGGCACAAGTGGCAGGGGAAGAATCATGCAACTTGGCGAAGAGAGGCCACATTCCCGCTACCTCCGAAGAGCCCACTCCTCAGATAGGTCTGGCGCATCCCACAGTCAGACTCAAGGAAtatcaaatatcattgagaggTGTCACTCCCTGGAACTGCTTTCCAAGCCTAGAGGAGGAACAAGGGAAAACACAGAATGCTTTTCACCTGCGAACAGCCTTACTGATATGGGagaaatatttaaggaaaagacTTCTGGTAGCTCTGGCTCTTTTGAAGGGCAGATATCTCCACCTGTAAAAGATCAACTACA ctcAAATTTTCTCTATCCAATGAAGCCTCCTCTTGGTTTGTTAGAGCAGAAGTCCCAGGCTGAAACCATGCAGCAGTGGCTTGGAAGCATGCAGACAAATG CTCAGTTGAGGCCACCTGAAGACCTAACTGGTAATAGTAATGCACATGGAGGTTTTCGGTATCATCTGGATGTGCAGCAAGATGCATCGAGAAATGGATGGAATACCTTAAAGGATATACGGAATCACGATGTATCCCATGATTGTTCACATTCCTTAAATCAGAGAAACCcaaacaaatatatttctgaagttcTCTGCCAATCTGAAGAAGTTCAGTCATCTTCGTGTGGCCTTTGGCCAGCTTCAGAACAGAACCAAGCATGGGGCAAAGAACCACCAGCACGTCAGAAACCTACACTGCGAAGTATCGTATCACCTCTCAGTGCTTACAGGCTAAAACCAATcaggcaaaaaacaaaaaatgcagtg gtgaGCATTCTAGATACTGGGGAGGTGTGTATGGAGTTTATAAAAGAACACCATTCACAAGAATTTGTGAAAGAAGTTCTCAGAATATCTTGTGATGGAAATATG ATTGCAGTTTATCACCCGAATGAAGGAAGAGGCTTCCTTCTTGATGACAGACCGCCCATTCCTCCTGAAGACAGCTGTATGTATAATTTTGACAACTTGCCAG AAAAGTACTGGAAAAAGTACCAGTATGCAGCCAAGTTTGTGCAGTTAGTGAGAACAAAAACCCCCAAAGTTACATTCTACACAAGATATGCCAAGTGCATGTTGATGGAAAATTCACCTCCTGCAGATGTTGAGATATGTTTTTATGATG GAGCAAAGATACACAAGACAGCTGGTATAACTCGTGTGATTGAAAAATCAGGGAAATCCTTCactttgaaaggagaaaatgaaacaggtttgaagaaggaaatgcaAGTATATATGGATCATGCAAATGAG GGACATCGTATATGCCTTGCACTGGAATCAGCagttttggaagaagaaaaaaggagcgGAAGTGTTCCATTTTTTCCAATAATTGTTGGAAG AAAACCTGGCAATACTGAATCTCCAAaggctctgctgcctctgttgTTGGACAACACCAACTGTTCAAAAGAAGTTACGGTACTGGATAGAAATACAACTGCCAGTTCTACTCCAGTTCAAACTCTGAACCATACTCCC GTGGTGTCATATGAGAAGTCTACATTTATGGCCAACGCTGCTGAAAGTACATGCTCCTCTGTTCATCAGACGGAATGCAGCCCAAATTCAGCTCAACTTTTAAAATCGGTCTTTGTGAAAAATGTTGGTTGGGCTTCGCAG CTGACCAGTGGAGCAGTATGGGTTCAGTTTAATGATGGATCCCAACTGGTAGCCCAAGCAGGTGTTTCTTCTATCACTTACACCTCTCCAGATGGCCAGACGACTAG GTATGGAGAAAATGATAAGTTGCCAGAATACATCAAAGAGAAGTTGCACTGTCTGTCTTCTATTCTTGTGATGTTTACCAATCCAGCTGGTCCCCACtga
- the MFSD8 gene encoding major facilitator superfamily domain-containing protein 8 isoform X2, with protein MHHQPCKSGQIQACAEIDPTADASFLGWIIASYSIGQMVASPLFGLWSNYRPRREPLVVSTAISVAANCLYAYVHVPHSHNKYYMLTARALVGFGAGNVAVVRSYIAGATSLTERTSAMANTSACQAVGFILGPVFQTCFTLIGEEGITWKSIHLQLNMYTAPVLFGALLGIINIILIFAIFREHRVDDMGRQCNSINFEGEESGVLDQDAEGSIDHVAVVAVNFLFFVILFVFAVFETIATPLTMDMYSWTREKAVFYNGIILSAIGVESVIVFMVVKTLSKKTGERAILHGGLLIVLIGFFILLPWGKKLPNIQWQEIKNNSIPQATPSEMLMPFWSLKTSQLPSNHSEPAGCPITQSWCLNTPMIYLAQYISSDILIGLGYPVCNVMSYTLYSKILGPKPQGIYMGWLTASGSGARILGPVFVSQIYTHLGPRWAFSLICGVVVVSLLVLETVYKRLIAFSVRYGRMQEESC; from the exons atgcatcatCAGCCTTGTAAATCAGGACAGATTCAGGCATGTGCAGAG ATTGATCCGACAGCAGATGCGAGTTTCTTGGGCTGGATTATAGCTTCATACAGCATTGGCCAAATGGTTGCCTCTCCTCTGTTTGGTTTATGGTCCAATTACAGACCAAGGAGAGAGCCTCTTGTCGTTTCAACTGCAATTTCTGTAGCTGCTAATTGTCTTTATGCCTATGTTCATGTACCTCATTCTCACAACAAATACTACATGCTTACTGCACGTGCTCTTGTGGGATTTGGAGCAG gaaACGTGGCTGTAGTTCGGTCGTATATTGCAGGTGCCACTTCTCTTACAGAAAGAACAAGTGCCATGGCCAATACCAGTGCCTGCCAAGCAGTAGGCTTCATATTAGGACCAG tttttcagaCTTGTTTTACGCTTATTGGAGAAGAAGGAATAACGTGGAAATCAATTCATCTTCAGCTGAACATGTATACAGCACCAGTTTTATTTGGTGCTCTTTTAggaattattaatattattctCATCTTTGCTATATTCAG AGAGCATCGAGTGGATGACATGGGACGACAATGCAACAGTATCAATTTTGAAGGAGAAG aaagtgGTGTTCTGGATCAGGATGCAGAAGGAAGCATTGACCATGTTGCTGTTGTAGCAGtcaattttctcttctttgtcaTCTTATTTGTGTTTGCAGTCTTTGAAAC CATAGCTACTCCATTGACGATGGATATGTATTCCTGGACCAgggaaaaagctgttttttataATGGAATAATCCTTAGTGCGATTGGTGTTGAATCAGTTATTGTTTTCATGGTGGTTAAAACGCTGTCTAAAAA GACAGGTGAACGTGCCATACTCCATGGAGGCTTACTGATAGTCTTAATTGGATTTTTTATCTTACTGCCTTGGGGGAAAAAACTACCAAATATCCAATGGCAAG aaataaagaataattcCATTCCCCAAGCAACTCCCAGTGAAATGTTGATGCCTTTCTGGAGTTTGAAAACATCGCAGCTTCCATCCAACCACTCAGAACCTGCAGGCTGCCCCATCACGCAGTCTTGGTGCTTGAATACTCCCATGATCTATCTGGCTCAGTATATCAGCTCTGACATACTAATAGGATTGGGCTATCCAGTTTGTAATGTTATGTCCTACACTTTATACTCAAAAATTCTAGGCCCAAAACCTCAG GGCATCTACATGGGATGGTTAACTGCTTCCGGAAGTGGAGCGCGCATACTTGGACCAGTTTTTGTGAGCCAAATATACACTCACTTGGGACCACGTTGGGCATTTAGCTTAATATGTGGAGTAGTTGTAGTCTCTCTGCTAGTCTTGGAGACAGTATACAAGAGACTTATTGCATTTTCTGTCAGATATGGAAGGATGCAAGAAGAGAGTTGTTAA
- the MFSD8 gene encoding major facilitator superfamily domain-containing protein 8 isoform X1: MAVAEGRQPLLRAGEEEQEQQEQQEQQEQGRDVVETQEHYKSRWRSIWIMYLTMFLSSVGFSIVIMSVWPYLQKIDPTADASFLGWIIASYSIGQMVASPLFGLWSNYRPRREPLVVSTAISVAANCLYAYVHVPHSHNKYYMLTARALVGFGAGNVAVVRSYIAGATSLTERTSAMANTSACQAVGFILGPVFQTCFTLIGEEGITWKSIHLQLNMYTAPVLFGALLGIINIILIFAIFREHRVDDMGRQCNSINFEGEESGVLDQDAEGSIDHVAVVAVNFLFFVILFVFAVFETIATPLTMDMYSWTREKAVFYNGIILSAIGVESVIVFMVVKTLSKKTGERAILHGGLLIVLIGFFILLPWGKKLPNIQWQEIKNNSIPQATPSEMLMPFWSLKTSQLPSNHSEPAGCPITQSWCLNTPMIYLAQYISSDILIGLGYPVCNVMSYTLYSKILGPKPQGIYMGWLTASGSGARILGPVFVSQIYTHLGPRWAFSLICGVVVVSLLVLETVYKRLIAFSVRYGRMQEESC, from the exons ATGGCGGTTGCTGAAGGGCGGCAGCCTTTGCTGCGGGCCGGAGAGGAGGagcaagagcagcaggagcagcaggagcagcaggagcagggcag agatgttgtggaaaCACAGGAGCATTACAAAAGCAGGTGGAGGTCCATCTGGATCATGTATCTGACTATGTTTCTCAGTAGTGTAG GTTTCTCAATTGTAATTATGTCTGTATGGCCATATCTCCAAAAG ATTGATCCGACAGCAGATGCGAGTTTCTTGGGCTGGATTATAGCTTCATACAGCATTGGCCAAATGGTTGCCTCTCCTCTGTTTGGTTTATGGTCCAATTACAGACCAAGGAGAGAGCCTCTTGTCGTTTCAACTGCAATTTCTGTAGCTGCTAATTGTCTTTATGCCTATGTTCATGTACCTCATTCTCACAACAAATACTACATGCTTACTGCACGTGCTCTTGTGGGATTTGGAGCAG gaaACGTGGCTGTAGTTCGGTCGTATATTGCAGGTGCCACTTCTCTTACAGAAAGAACAAGTGCCATGGCCAATACCAGTGCCTGCCAAGCAGTAGGCTTCATATTAGGACCAG tttttcagaCTTGTTTTACGCTTATTGGAGAAGAAGGAATAACGTGGAAATCAATTCATCTTCAGCTGAACATGTATACAGCACCAGTTTTATTTGGTGCTCTTTTAggaattattaatattattctCATCTTTGCTATATTCAG AGAGCATCGAGTGGATGACATGGGACGACAATGCAACAGTATCAATTTTGAAGGAGAAG aaagtgGTGTTCTGGATCAGGATGCAGAAGGAAGCATTGACCATGTTGCTGTTGTAGCAGtcaattttctcttctttgtcaTCTTATTTGTGTTTGCAGTCTTTGAAAC CATAGCTACTCCATTGACGATGGATATGTATTCCTGGACCAgggaaaaagctgttttttataATGGAATAATCCTTAGTGCGATTGGTGTTGAATCAGTTATTGTTTTCATGGTGGTTAAAACGCTGTCTAAAAA GACAGGTGAACGTGCCATACTCCATGGAGGCTTACTGATAGTCTTAATTGGATTTTTTATCTTACTGCCTTGGGGGAAAAAACTACCAAATATCCAATGGCAAG aaataaagaataattcCATTCCCCAAGCAACTCCCAGTGAAATGTTGATGCCTTTCTGGAGTTTGAAAACATCGCAGCTTCCATCCAACCACTCAGAACCTGCAGGCTGCCCCATCACGCAGTCTTGGTGCTTGAATACTCCCATGATCTATCTGGCTCAGTATATCAGCTCTGACATACTAATAGGATTGGGCTATCCAGTTTGTAATGTTATGTCCTACACTTTATACTCAAAAATTCTAGGCCCAAAACCTCAG GGCATCTACATGGGATGGTTAACTGCTTCCGGAAGTGGAGCGCGCATACTTGGACCAGTTTTTGTGAGCCAAATATACACTCACTTGGGACCACGTTGGGCATTTAGCTTAATATGTGGAGTAGTTGTAGTCTCTCTGCTAGTCTTGGAGACAGTATACAAGAGACTTATTGCATTTTCTGTCAGATATGGAAGGATGCAAGAAGAGAGTTGTTAA
- the MFSD8 gene encoding major facilitator superfamily domain-containing protein 8 isoform X3, whose product MVASPLFGLWSNYRPRREPLVVSTAISVAANCLYAYVHVPHSHNKYYMLTARALVGFGAGNVAVVRSYIAGATSLTERTSAMANTSACQAVGFILGPVFQTCFTLIGEEGITWKSIHLQLNMYTAPVLFGALLGIINIILIFAIFREHRVDDMGRQCNSINFEGEESGVLDQDAEGSIDHVAVVAVNFLFFVILFVFAVFETIATPLTMDMYSWTREKAVFYNGIILSAIGVESVIVFMVVKTLSKKTGERAILHGGLLIVLIGFFILLPWGKKLPNIQWQEIKNNSIPQATPSEMLMPFWSLKTSQLPSNHSEPAGCPITQSWCLNTPMIYLAQYISSDILIGLGYPVCNVMSYTLYSKILGPKPQGIYMGWLTASGSGARILGPVFVSQIYTHLGPRWAFSLICGVVVVSLLVLETVYKRLIAFSVRYGRMQEESC is encoded by the exons ATGGTTGCCTCTCCTCTGTTTGGTTTATGGTCCAATTACAGACCAAGGAGAGAGCCTCTTGTCGTTTCAACTGCAATTTCTGTAGCTGCTAATTGTCTTTATGCCTATGTTCATGTACCTCATTCTCACAACAAATACTACATGCTTACTGCACGTGCTCTTGTGGGATTTGGAGCAG gaaACGTGGCTGTAGTTCGGTCGTATATTGCAGGTGCCACTTCTCTTACAGAAAGAACAAGTGCCATGGCCAATACCAGTGCCTGCCAAGCAGTAGGCTTCATATTAGGACCAG tttttcagaCTTGTTTTACGCTTATTGGAGAAGAAGGAATAACGTGGAAATCAATTCATCTTCAGCTGAACATGTATACAGCACCAGTTTTATTTGGTGCTCTTTTAggaattattaatattattctCATCTTTGCTATATTCAG AGAGCATCGAGTGGATGACATGGGACGACAATGCAACAGTATCAATTTTGAAGGAGAAG aaagtgGTGTTCTGGATCAGGATGCAGAAGGAAGCATTGACCATGTTGCTGTTGTAGCAGtcaattttctcttctttgtcaTCTTATTTGTGTTTGCAGTCTTTGAAAC CATAGCTACTCCATTGACGATGGATATGTATTCCTGGACCAgggaaaaagctgttttttataATGGAATAATCCTTAGTGCGATTGGTGTTGAATCAGTTATTGTTTTCATGGTGGTTAAAACGCTGTCTAAAAA GACAGGTGAACGTGCCATACTCCATGGAGGCTTACTGATAGTCTTAATTGGATTTTTTATCTTACTGCCTTGGGGGAAAAAACTACCAAATATCCAATGGCAAG aaataaagaataattcCATTCCCCAAGCAACTCCCAGTGAAATGTTGATGCCTTTCTGGAGTTTGAAAACATCGCAGCTTCCATCCAACCACTCAGAACCTGCAGGCTGCCCCATCACGCAGTCTTGGTGCTTGAATACTCCCATGATCTATCTGGCTCAGTATATCAGCTCTGACATACTAATAGGATTGGGCTATCCAGTTTGTAATGTTATGTCCTACACTTTATACTCAAAAATTCTAGGCCCAAAACCTCAG GGCATCTACATGGGATGGTTAACTGCTTCCGGAAGTGGAGCGCGCATACTTGGACCAGTTTTTGTGAGCCAAATATACACTCACTTGGGACCACGTTGGGCATTTAGCTTAATATGTGGAGTAGTTGTAGTCTCTCTGCTAGTCTTGGAGACAGTATACAAGAGACTTATTGCATTTTCTGTCAGATATGGAAGGATGCAAGAAGAGAGTTGTTAA